In Parus major isolate Abel chromosome 19, Parus_major1.1, whole genome shotgun sequence, a genomic segment contains:
- the LOC107212819 gene encoding general transcription factor II-I isoform X14, which yields MAQTIVPATSNHDEESLESRMVVTFLMSGLESMCNELSKSKAEIVCIGVYARHFFVVGTERGKAFVNFREDIKKDFTEYCIKEDRPAELQRTKTTPPVNRQRVDAEELETLRKSVEDFFCLCYGNALGESAAVPVPYEEIQSNQSVVIVQGLPEGITFKHPSNYDLPTLKWILKNKSEISFTINRPFLKPVNHIEADTTDPSHSVTPPGGSCPPVNVKTEPSKDSDTNEDLGISSRKSTGTLKQETDDPNYYQFNTPAGPSKTSETDEKIPPGISYTDSSQQDASETSEDSEAEFTSGAADDDDDYLHPDNRLQSTTPANEAADTERQPEEFSFDSSQHDALEAIEKPEVEVTIEDDDDDYLVPDKRLQSSKSANEAANTGKRKTNELHSDSSQHDSSETSEDSEAEVSSEDDDDDDDEYLPPSKRPRSSSRRRLTNEAASSGRRRAKTFNRSSSQHDSSGTSEKIEVEVTVDDDDHDFLFLDKSLQSNKSANEAGNIERSDAEEFSFDSSFHVASETSEKPEVEVTIEDDDHDFISPDKSLQRSKSANETANSERNEAEECNSDSSQHDSSETSEDSEAEFTSGDKWNVRISDLRREVEEVFEKRYAEAIKAEGPVSIPYGAFQSHSKHLVVEGLPEGIPFRRPTTYGIPRLERILLVKDQIRFVIKKPELLRSTDAPVDKEGSEVSSTVKEEWYARITKLRKTVDQLFCKQFAKALGSDEPKTVPYKKFEAHPADLYVEGLPENVPFRSPSWYGIPCLEQIIQAGDRIKFVIKRPELLTHTSVEVVRSRSSVQAREDWNSKITKLRKEVEDLFSVKFGEALGLSESVKVPYSVFESNPESLVVEGLPEGVPFRSPTWFGIPRLERIIRGSRKIKFVIKKPELINSHLPLRVVNKLKKKDVSPRSSRRSRSSSENSSVAEIEVTVEASPTKAQTKDGQTNSQTNDFRQNGREFSFEAWNSRISTLKQKVENLFSEKCGQALGLSEPVRVPYALFDSFPEDFYVEGLPEGVPFRQPATFGIPRLEKILRNKSKIKFILKKPEMVEEAIKEEASTSPQGKNNSPSKADKARTTENTAARVEDLNIVQVTVPGEESERVPKENARQLREQVNELFSQKFGEATGMNFPVKVPYRKITNNPGCILVDGMPPGVAFKAPSYLEISSMKKILESAEFIKFTVTRPFPGLVINNQLLEEAEAEAPAPAATTEPAKPNKVEVSLEGKNHFPSNIIFSAERTESGSGSYGQCYTDTRFL from the exons ATGGCTCAAACAATTGTACCAGCAACATCCAACCATGATGAGGAATCATTAGAAAGCAGAATGGTGGTTACATTCCTCATGTCAGGACTTGAATCAATG tgTAATGAGCTTTCCAAGTCCAAGGCAGAAATTGTCTGTATTGGTGTATATGCAAGACACTTTTTTGTAGTTGGAACTGAGAGAGGAAAAGCCTTTGTCAACTTTAGGGAAGATATTAAGAAGGATTTTACTGAATACT GCATTAAAGAGGACAGGcctgcagaactgcagagaaCAAAGACTACACCACCTGTAAACAGACAGAGGGTGgatgctgaggagctggagacTCTTAGAAAGTCTGTGGAAGACTTTTTCTGCTTATGCTATG gtaATGCTTTAGGAGAGTCAGCAGCGGTACCTGTGCCATATGAAGAGATTCAGAGCAACCAGTCTGTTGTGATAGTGCAGGGTCTGCCTGAAGGAATCACATTTAAACATCCATCAAATTATGATCTTCCCACCCTGAAAtggattttgaaaaacaaatcagagaTCTCATTTACTATCAACAG GCCTTTCCTGAAACCAGTGAACCACATAG AAGCTGATACGACAGATCCTTCACACTCAGTTACACCTCCAGGTGGAag ttGTCCTCCTGTTAATGTGAAAACAGAACCAAGCAAGGATTCTG ACACCAACGAGGATCTTG GAATTTCTTCCAGAAAGTCGACAGGAACACTGAAGCAGGAAACAGATGATCCTAACTACTATCAGTTTAATACTCCAG CAGGCCCTTCCAAAACatcagagacagatgaaaaaattcctcctggaaTAAGTTACACAG attCCTCCCAGCAGGATGCATCAGAAACAAGTGAGGATTCTGAGGCTGAATTCACTAGTGGAG CtgctgatgatgatgatgattacTTACATCCAGACAATAGACTGCAGAGCACCACGCCAGCTAATGAAGCTGCCGATACTGAAAGACAACCAGAAGAGTTCAGTTTTG ACTCCTCCCAGCATGATGCATTAGAAGCTATTGAGAAACCTGAGGTTGAAGTCACCATTGAAG atgatgatgatgactaCCTGGTCCCTGACAAGAGATTGCAGAGCAGCAAGTCAGCTAATGAAGCTGCCAatactgggaaaagaaaaacaaacgAGCTCCATTCAG attCCTCCCAGCATGACTCGTCAGAAACAAGTGAGGATTCTGAGGCTGAAGTATCTAGTGAAG atgatgatgatgatgatgatgagtACCTGCCCCCTAGCAAGAGAccgaggagcagcagcagacgGCGGCTGACTAATGAAGCTGCCAGTAGTGGTAGAAGAAGAGCAAAAACGTTCAATCGCA GTTCCTCCCAGCATGATTCATCAGGAACAAGTGAGAAAATTGAGGTTGAGGTCACAGTCGATG aTGATGACCATGACTTCCTATTCCTTGACAAGAGTCTGCAGAGTAACAAGTCTGCTAATGAAGCTGGCAATATTGAGAGGAGTGATGCAGAAGAATTTAGTTTTG attCCTCTTTCCATGTCGCATCAGAAACAAGTGAGAAACCTGAGGTTGAGGTCACCATTGAAG ATGATGACCATGACTTCATATCTCCTGACAAGAGTCTGCAGAGGAGCAAGTCTGCTAATGAAACTGCCAATAGTGagagaaatgaagcagaagaatGCAATTCAG attcCTCCCAGCATGACTCGTCAGAAACAAGTGAGGATTCTGAGGCTGAATTCACTAGTGGAG aCAAATGGAACGTACGAATTTCAGACTTGAGAAGGGAAGTTGAAGAGGTGTTTGAAAAAAGATATG CTGAAGCTATAAAAGCAGAAGGTCCAGTGTCTATCCCATATGGAGCGTTTCAGTCACATTCAAAACACTTGGTTGTGGAAGGGCTGCCAGAAGGGATTCCCTTCAGACGTCCGACCACGTACGGCATTCCCCGACTGGAGAGGATACTCCTGGTAAAGGACCAGATCCGCTTTGTGattaaaaa GCCTGAACTTCTGAGATCAACAGATGCTCCCGTGGACAAGGAAGGTTCAGAAG TCTCAAGTACAGTGAAAGAGGAGTGGTATGCCAGAATCACCAAACTGAGAAAGACAGTAGATCAACTTTTCTGTAAACAGTTTG CCAAGGCTTTGGGGAGTGATGAGCCCAAAACTGTTCCATACAAGAAATTTGAAGCTCATCCAGCTGACCTTTATGTTGAAGGGCTGCCAGAAAATGTCCCCTTTAGGAGTCCCTCCTGGTATGGAATCCCTTGCCTTGAACAAATAATTCAAGCAGGCGACAGAATAAAGTTTGTGATCAAAag GCCAGAGCTGCTAACTCACACTTCAGTCGAAGTTGTTCGCTCCAGGTCGAGCGTTCAAG cGAGAGAAGATTGGAATTCTAAGATTACAAAGCTAAGAAAGGAAGTAGAAGATTTATTTAGTGTGAAGTTTG gTGAAGCTCTGGGGCTTTCAGAGTCAGTGAAAGTTCCCTATTCTGTATTTGAATCAAACCCTGAATCCTTGGTCGTTGAAGGCTTGCCAGAAGGAGTTCCTTTCCGGAGTCCCACATGGTTTGGAATTCCACGCCTTGAAAGAATCATCCGTGGGAGTCGCAAAATCAAATTTGTTATTAAGAA GCCTGAGCTTATCAATTCCCATTTGCCTCTAAGAGTGGTTAataaactaaagaaaaaag ATGTTAGTCCAAGGAGTTCCAGAAGGTCACGAAGTTCATCAGAAAATTCAAGTGTCGCAGAGATTGAAGTTACTGTTGAAGCCA GTCCTACTAAAGCACAAACAAAAGATGGTCAAACTAATTCTCAAACCAATGACTTCAGGCAAAATGGAAGAGAGTTTTCTTTTG AGGCATGGAATTCCAGAATCAGTACCTTAAAGCAGAAAGTTGAAAAtctttttagtgaaaaatgtG GGCAAGCTCTGGGACTCAGTGAGCCAGTGAGGGTGCCATATGCACTGTTTGATTCCTTCCCAGAGGATTTCTATGTGGAAGGACTACCTGAGGGAGTGCCCTTCCGCCAACCTGCGACTTTTGGGATTCCAAGACTAGAGAAGATCCTGagaaataaatctaaaataaaatttattcttaaaaa GCCTGAGATGGTTGAGGAAGCTATCAAAGAAGAGGCTTCTACAAGCCCCCAAG gaaaaaataattcccccAGTAAAGCTGATAAAGCAAGgaccacagaaaacacagctgcacGTGTTGAAGACCTCAACATCGTTCAAGTAACTGTACCAG GTGAAGAAAGTGAGCGAGTGCCAAAAGAAAATGCCAGACAATTGAGAGAGCAAGTAAATGAACTTTTTAGCCAGAAATTTG GTGAAGCCACTGGTATGAATTTTCCTGTGAAAGTTCCATACAGAAAAATCACTAACAACCCTGGCTGTATTTTGGTGGATGGAATGCCTCCAGGTGTGGCATTTAAAGCACCCAGTTATCTGGAAATCAGCTCAATGAAGAAGATTTTGGAATCAGCAGAGTTTATCAAGTTTACTGTCACTAG accATTTCCAGGACTTGTCATTAACAATC AGCTCTTGGAAGAAGCTGAAGCAgaagcaccagcaccagcagcaacCACAG agcCAGCTAAACCAAACAAAGTAGAAGTATCTCTAGAAG
- the LOC107212819 gene encoding general transcription factor II-I isoform X4 yields the protein MAQTIVPATSNHDEESLESRMVVTFLMSGLESMCNELSKSKAEIVCIGVYARHFFVVGTERGKAFVNFREDIKKDFTEYCIKEDRPAELQRTKTTPPVNRQRVDAEELETLRKSVEDFFCLCYGNALGESAAVPVPYEEIQSNQSVVIVQGLPEGITFKHPSNYDLPTLKWILKNKSEISFTINRPFLKPVNHIEADTTDPSHSVTPPGGSCPPVNVKTEPSKDSGISSRKSTGTLKQETDDPNYYQFNTPAGPSKTSETDEKIPPGISYTDSSQQDASETSEDSEAEFTSGAADDDDDYLHPDNRLQSTTPANEAADTERQPEEFSFDSSQHDALEAIEKPEVEVTIEDDDDDYLVPDKRLQSSKSANEAANTGKRKTNELHSDSSQHDSSETSEDSEAEVSSEDDDDDDDEYLPPSKRPRSSSRRRLTNEAASSGRRRAKTFNRSSSQHDSSGTSEKIEVEVTVDDDDHDFLFLDKSLQSNKSANEAGNIERSDAEEFSFDSSFHVASETSEKPEVEVTIEDDDHDFISPDKSLQRSKSANETANSERNEAEECNSDSSQHDSSETSEDSEAEFTSGDDDLDYVPRKKKVKRTKSANEDADSETSRTKEFNFDKWNVRISDLRREVEEVFEKRYAEAIKAEGPVSIPYGAFQSHSKHLVVEGLPEGIPFRRPTTYGIPRLERILLVKDQIRFVIKKPELLRSTDAPVDKEGSEVSSTVKEEWYARITKLRKTVDQLFCKQFAKALGSDEPKTVPYKKFEAHPADLYVEGLPENVPFRSPSWYGIPCLEQIIQAGDRIKFVIKRPELLTHTSVEVVRSRSSVQAREDWNSKITKLRKEVEDLFSVKFGEALGLSESVKVPYSVFESNPESLVVEGLPEGVPFRSPTWFGIPRLERIIRGSRKIKFVIKKPELINSHLPLRVVNKLKKKDVSPRSSRRSRSSSENSSVAEIEVTVEASPTKAQTKDGQTNSQTNDFRQNGREFSFEAWNSRISTLKQKVENLFSEKCGQALGLSEPVRVPYALFDSFPEDFYVEGLPEGVPFRQPATFGIPRLEKILRNKSKIKFILKKPEMVEEAIKEEASTSPQGKNNSPSKADKARTTENTAARVEDLNIVQVTVPGEESERVPKENARQLREQVNELFSQKFGEATGMNFPVKVPYRKITNNPGCILVDGMPPGVAFKAPSYLEISSMKKILESAEFIKFTVTRPFPGLVINNQLLEEAEAEAPAPAATTEPAKPNKVEVSLEGKNHFPSNIIFSAERTESGSGSYGQCYTDTRFL from the exons ATGGCTCAAACAATTGTACCAGCAACATCCAACCATGATGAGGAATCATTAGAAAGCAGAATGGTGGTTACATTCCTCATGTCAGGACTTGAATCAATG tgTAATGAGCTTTCCAAGTCCAAGGCAGAAATTGTCTGTATTGGTGTATATGCAAGACACTTTTTTGTAGTTGGAACTGAGAGAGGAAAAGCCTTTGTCAACTTTAGGGAAGATATTAAGAAGGATTTTACTGAATACT GCATTAAAGAGGACAGGcctgcagaactgcagagaaCAAAGACTACACCACCTGTAAACAGACAGAGGGTGgatgctgaggagctggagacTCTTAGAAAGTCTGTGGAAGACTTTTTCTGCTTATGCTATG gtaATGCTTTAGGAGAGTCAGCAGCGGTACCTGTGCCATATGAAGAGATTCAGAGCAACCAGTCTGTTGTGATAGTGCAGGGTCTGCCTGAAGGAATCACATTTAAACATCCATCAAATTATGATCTTCCCACCCTGAAAtggattttgaaaaacaaatcagagaTCTCATTTACTATCAACAG GCCTTTCCTGAAACCAGTGAACCACATAG AAGCTGATACGACAGATCCTTCACACTCAGTTACACCTCCAGGTGGAag ttGTCCTCCTGTTAATGTGAAAACAGAACCAAGCAAGGATTCTG GAATTTCTTCCAGAAAGTCGACAGGAACACTGAAGCAGGAAACAGATGATCCTAACTACTATCAGTTTAATACTCCAG CAGGCCCTTCCAAAACatcagagacagatgaaaaaattcctcctggaaTAAGTTACACAG attCCTCCCAGCAGGATGCATCAGAAACAAGTGAGGATTCTGAGGCTGAATTCACTAGTGGAG CtgctgatgatgatgatgattacTTACATCCAGACAATAGACTGCAGAGCACCACGCCAGCTAATGAAGCTGCCGATACTGAAAGACAACCAGAAGAGTTCAGTTTTG ACTCCTCCCAGCATGATGCATTAGAAGCTATTGAGAAACCTGAGGTTGAAGTCACCATTGAAG atgatgatgatgactaCCTGGTCCCTGACAAGAGATTGCAGAGCAGCAAGTCAGCTAATGAAGCTGCCAatactgggaaaagaaaaacaaacgAGCTCCATTCAG attCCTCCCAGCATGACTCGTCAGAAACAAGTGAGGATTCTGAGGCTGAAGTATCTAGTGAAG atgatgatgatgatgatgatgagtACCTGCCCCCTAGCAAGAGAccgaggagcagcagcagacgGCGGCTGACTAATGAAGCTGCCAGTAGTGGTAGAAGAAGAGCAAAAACGTTCAATCGCA GTTCCTCCCAGCATGATTCATCAGGAACAAGTGAGAAAATTGAGGTTGAGGTCACAGTCGATG aTGATGACCATGACTTCCTATTCCTTGACAAGAGTCTGCAGAGTAACAAGTCTGCTAATGAAGCTGGCAATATTGAGAGGAGTGATGCAGAAGAATTTAGTTTTG attCCTCTTTCCATGTCGCATCAGAAACAAGTGAGAAACCTGAGGTTGAGGTCACCATTGAAG ATGATGACCATGACTTCATATCTCCTGACAAGAGTCTGCAGAGGAGCAAGTCTGCTAATGAAACTGCCAATAGTGagagaaatgaagcagaagaatGCAATTCAG attcCTCCCAGCATGACTCGTCAGAAACAAGTGAGGATTCTGAGGCTGAATTCACTAGTGGAG ATGATGACCTTGATTATGTACCCCGTAAGAAGAAAGTGAAGAGAACCAAGTCGGCTAATGAAGATGCCGATAGTGAGACAAGTAGAACAAAAGAGTTCAATTTTG aCAAATGGAACGTACGAATTTCAGACTTGAGAAGGGAAGTTGAAGAGGTGTTTGAAAAAAGATATG CTGAAGCTATAAAAGCAGAAGGTCCAGTGTCTATCCCATATGGAGCGTTTCAGTCACATTCAAAACACTTGGTTGTGGAAGGGCTGCCAGAAGGGATTCCCTTCAGACGTCCGACCACGTACGGCATTCCCCGACTGGAGAGGATACTCCTGGTAAAGGACCAGATCCGCTTTGTGattaaaaa GCCTGAACTTCTGAGATCAACAGATGCTCCCGTGGACAAGGAAGGTTCAGAAG TCTCAAGTACAGTGAAAGAGGAGTGGTATGCCAGAATCACCAAACTGAGAAAGACAGTAGATCAACTTTTCTGTAAACAGTTTG CCAAGGCTTTGGGGAGTGATGAGCCCAAAACTGTTCCATACAAGAAATTTGAAGCTCATCCAGCTGACCTTTATGTTGAAGGGCTGCCAGAAAATGTCCCCTTTAGGAGTCCCTCCTGGTATGGAATCCCTTGCCTTGAACAAATAATTCAAGCAGGCGACAGAATAAAGTTTGTGATCAAAag GCCAGAGCTGCTAACTCACACTTCAGTCGAAGTTGTTCGCTCCAGGTCGAGCGTTCAAG cGAGAGAAGATTGGAATTCTAAGATTACAAAGCTAAGAAAGGAAGTAGAAGATTTATTTAGTGTGAAGTTTG gTGAAGCTCTGGGGCTTTCAGAGTCAGTGAAAGTTCCCTATTCTGTATTTGAATCAAACCCTGAATCCTTGGTCGTTGAAGGCTTGCCAGAAGGAGTTCCTTTCCGGAGTCCCACATGGTTTGGAATTCCACGCCTTGAAAGAATCATCCGTGGGAGTCGCAAAATCAAATTTGTTATTAAGAA GCCTGAGCTTATCAATTCCCATTTGCCTCTAAGAGTGGTTAataaactaaagaaaaaag ATGTTAGTCCAAGGAGTTCCAGAAGGTCACGAAGTTCATCAGAAAATTCAAGTGTCGCAGAGATTGAAGTTACTGTTGAAGCCA GTCCTACTAAAGCACAAACAAAAGATGGTCAAACTAATTCTCAAACCAATGACTTCAGGCAAAATGGAAGAGAGTTTTCTTTTG AGGCATGGAATTCCAGAATCAGTACCTTAAAGCAGAAAGTTGAAAAtctttttagtgaaaaatgtG GGCAAGCTCTGGGACTCAGTGAGCCAGTGAGGGTGCCATATGCACTGTTTGATTCCTTCCCAGAGGATTTCTATGTGGAAGGACTACCTGAGGGAGTGCCCTTCCGCCAACCTGCGACTTTTGGGATTCCAAGACTAGAGAAGATCCTGagaaataaatctaaaataaaatttattcttaaaaa GCCTGAGATGGTTGAGGAAGCTATCAAAGAAGAGGCTTCTACAAGCCCCCAAG gaaaaaataattcccccAGTAAAGCTGATAAAGCAAGgaccacagaaaacacagctgcacGTGTTGAAGACCTCAACATCGTTCAAGTAACTGTACCAG GTGAAGAAAGTGAGCGAGTGCCAAAAGAAAATGCCAGACAATTGAGAGAGCAAGTAAATGAACTTTTTAGCCAGAAATTTG GTGAAGCCACTGGTATGAATTTTCCTGTGAAAGTTCCATACAGAAAAATCACTAACAACCCTGGCTGTATTTTGGTGGATGGAATGCCTCCAGGTGTGGCATTTAAAGCACCCAGTTATCTGGAAATCAGCTCAATGAAGAAGATTTTGGAATCAGCAGAGTTTATCAAGTTTACTGTCACTAG accATTTCCAGGACTTGTCATTAACAATC AGCTCTTGGAAGAAGCTGAAGCAgaagcaccagcaccagcagcaacCACAG agcCAGCTAAACCAAACAAAGTAGAAGTATCTCTAGAAG